One genomic segment of Hordeum vulgare subsp. vulgare chromosome 2H, MorexV3_pseudomolecules_assembly, whole genome shotgun sequence includes these proteins:
- the LOC123424943 gene encoding xylan glycosyltransferase MUCI21-like, whose protein sequence is MAPQPLTAANFLLIPFCSAIYSSPASLLSLRHSPKPRPRAFSLLSSLLFLLSLEHSEDMVQQHRIYVVQFDKGEPDQEELSCKASPPKGGGRRIMYYYHDYGTGGGAGKNGKPAKSRALSLSGFFGLLLICFFGLATLLAAPGAFFSFARTGGGAAAAAAATQQQSAPCSGNGNDTLCCDRSSRRADMCFARGDLRMHSASASFQLVSSAGRSAAEEERIRPYTRKWEAHVMKTIDEVRFRRVSPGDAARCDVRHDMPAVLLSTGGFTGNVYHEFNDGLLPMFVTAGHLRRRVVFVILEYHDWWMTKYGDVVSRLSAFPPIDFTADRRVHCFPEVIAGLRIHGELTVDPARTPEGRSIRDFRRLLDDAYRPRINYLERMERKAARKQQRRAGAGAAAKLALPSNHAAAPSERPKLVIVSRTGSRVIENEEELKAVATDVGFDVRVVRPERSTEMCKIYRDLNASDAMVGVHGAAMTHFLFMRPGKVFIQVVPLGTDWAANEYYGEPAARLGLRYVGYKILPEESSLAREYPAGHPVLTDPAGVAQRGWDVTKKVYLDRQNVRLDLARFREELVGAHRYLAAGKRKGRPKSKPTAAM, encoded by the coding sequence ATGGCTCCTCAACCCCTAACCGCCGCTAATTTTCTACTAATCCCCTTCTGCAGTGCCATTTATAGCTCCCCCgcctctctcctctcccttcGTCACAGTCCAAAACCCCGGCCGAGAgccttctctctcctctcctctcttctctttcttctctctcTAGAGCACAGCGAGGACATGGTGCAACAGCACAGAATCTACGTCGTGCAGTTCGACAAGGGGGAGCCTGACCAGGAGGAGCTGTCATGCAAGGCCTCGCCGCCCAAGGGCGGCGGCCGCCGGATCATGTACTACTACCATGACTACGGCACCGGGGGCGGCGCCGGCAAGAACGGCAAGCCGGCCAAGTCCAGGGCGCTCAGCCTGAGCGGCTTCTTCGGCTTGCTCCTCATCTGCTTCTTCGGCCTCGCCACGCTCCTCGCGGCTCCGGGCGCCTTCTTCTCCTTCGCGCGAACTGGtggtggtgcggcggcggcggcggcggccacgcAGCAGCAGAGCGCGCCGTGCTCTGGGAACGGCAACGACACCCTGTGCTGCGACCGCTCGTCGAGGCGCGCGGACATGTGCTTCGCGCGCGGCGACCTGCGCATGCACTCGGCCAGCGCCTCGTTCCAGCTCGTGTCCTCGGCCGGGCgatcggcggcggaggaggagaggaTTCGGCCGTACACGCGCAAGTGGGAGGCGCACGTGATGAAGACCATCGACGAGGTGCGCTTCCGGCGCGTGTCCCCCGGCGACGCCGCGCGCTGCGACGTGCGGCACGACATGCCGGCCGTGCTGCTCTCCACGGGCGGGTTCACGGGAAACGTGTACCACGAGTTCAACGACGGCCTCCTCCCCATGTTCGTGACGGCGGGCCACCTCCGGCGCCGCGTGGTGTTCGTCATCCTCGAGTACCACGACTGGTGGATGACCAAGTACGGCGACGTCGTGTCCCGCCTCTCGGCGTTCCCGCCCATCGACTTCACCGCTGATCGCCGCGTCCACTGCTTCCCCGAGGTGATCGCCGGCCTCCGCATCCACGGCGAGCTCACCGTGGACCCCGCCAGGACCCCCGAGGGCAGGAGCATCCGCGACTTCCGCCGCCTCCTCGACGACGCCTACCGCCCCCGCATCAACTACCTGGAGCGCATGGAGCGCAAGGCCGCCCGCAAGCAACAAcgccgcgccggcgccggcgccgccgcgaaGCTCGCCCTCCCGAGCAATCACGCGGCGGCTCCGTCTGAGCGGCCGAAGCTGGTGATCGTGTCGAGGACGGGGTCCCGTGTGATCGAGAACGAGGAGGAGCTGAAGGCGGTGGCCACAGACGTGGGGTTCGACGTGCGCGTGGTCCGGCCGGAGCGGAGCACGGAGATGTGCAAGATATACCGCGACCTGAACGCGAGCGACGCGATGGTGGGCGTGCACGGCGCCGCCATGACGCACTTCCTCTTCATGCGCCCGGGCAAGGTGTTCATCCAGGTGGTGCCGCTGGGCACGGACTGGGCGGCGAACGAGTACTACGGCGAGCCGGCGGCGCGGCTCGGGCTGCGGTACGTCGGGTACAAGATCCTGCCGGAGGAGAGCTCCCTGGCGCGCGAGTACCCCGCGGGCCACCCCGTGCTGACGGACCCCGCCGGCGTGGCGCAGCGCGGCTGGGACGTGACCAAGAAGGTGTACCTGGACCGGCAGAACGTGCGGCTCGACCTGGCCAGGTTCCGGGAGGAGCTGGTCGGCGCCCACCGGTACCTCGCCGCCGGCAAGCGGAAGGGCCGGCCGAAAAGCAAACCCACCGCCGCGATGTGA